In Streptomyces sclerotialus, one genomic interval encodes:
- a CDS encoding DUF2637 domain-containing protein — translation MYDTPQVPYPSGNGYPEGPGYPGGPGFPGGPGFPDSPVFPDGPGFADGPGFPDGPGGPGGPAYPNGGDHPSGGYPDGSGRHRLPRQVTDELDSAPSLAGMPLFRDEMMLGNTADGWDAAVVEELEGELAQLLETAEQPVVPPREVVPPQPDAPEPPAPAVPPTRHRKTSFLRARTATWTWQRTLSLVSVTLTALIVIAVSVLGALASYPSLRALAGGVAPRHIADLWPLLIYGPWIAATLSILRARAYRRRTAQSWLVVIFFAAVAMLLCIANSPTTPAGITVAGLPPVTVLLCFHQLVRQLDLSPAPAVVARHAQNTKGNHRQRVAS, via the coding sequence GTGTACGACACTCCCCAGGTCCCCTACCCGAGCGGCAACGGCTACCCGGAGGGCCCCGGCTACCCGGGCGGCCCCGGTTTCCCAGGTGGTCCCGGTTTCCCCGACAGCCCCGTTTTCCCCGACGGCCCCGGATTCGCCGACGGCCCCGGATTCCCCGACGGCCCCGGCGGCCCGGGCGGCCCCGCGTACCCGAACGGCGGCGACCACCCGAGCGGCGGCTATCCGGACGGCTCCGGCCGGCACCGGCTGCCGCGCCAGGTCACGGACGAGCTCGACTCCGCGCCGAGCCTCGCCGGCATGCCGCTCTTCCGTGACGAGATGATGCTCGGCAACACGGCCGACGGCTGGGACGCCGCCGTGGTGGAGGAGCTGGAAGGGGAGCTCGCGCAGCTCCTGGAGACGGCCGAGCAGCCCGTGGTGCCCCCGCGGGAGGTCGTGCCCCCGCAGCCCGATGCGCCCGAGCCCCCCGCCCCGGCCGTGCCGCCCACCCGGCACCGCAAGACGTCGTTCCTCCGCGCCCGCACCGCCACCTGGACCTGGCAGCGGACGCTGAGCCTGGTGTCCGTGACGCTGACGGCCCTGATCGTCATCGCGGTGAGCGTCCTCGGCGCGCTGGCGTCCTACCCCTCACTGCGTGCCCTGGCCGGCGGCGTCGCCCCGCGCCACATCGCCGACCTGTGGCCGCTGCTCATCTACGGTCCCTGGATCGCCGCCACCCTCTCCATCCTGCGGGCCCGCGCCTACCGTCGCCGTACCGCGCAGTCCTGGCTCGTCGTCATCTTCTTCGCGGCCGTCGCCATGCTGCTGTGCATCGCCAACAGCCCGACGACGCCGGCCGGCATCACCGTGGCCGGCCTGCCTCCGGTGACCGTCCTGCTCTGCTTCCACCAGCTCGTCCGTCAGCTGGACCTCTCCCCCGCGCCCGCGGTCGTCGCCCGCCACGCCCAGAACACCAAGGGCAACCACCGCCAGCGCGTGGCCTCCTGA
- a CDS encoding M23 family metallopeptidase, producing MTALKELTLLGTVPTVVASALVLTVPQGTASAAEAAGGWTRPLTAPYYISSSYGVQGDWAAGRHTGVDFAVASGARVRSVGSGTVVLARRSGAYGKAVTVRMRDGHYIVYGHLSKISVKPGRKVGAGTRLGSSGASGRASGPHLHFEVRKARGYGNDINPLRYLSRHGVHMK from the coding sequence ATGACAGCGCTCAAGGAACTGACCCTGCTCGGCACGGTCCCCACCGTCGTCGCCTCTGCCCTGGTGCTGACGGTCCCTCAAGGCACGGCGTCCGCCGCCGAAGCCGCCGGCGGCTGGACCCGGCCCCTCACCGCGCCGTACTACATCTCCTCGTCGTACGGCGTGCAGGGGGACTGGGCCGCGGGCCGCCACACGGGGGTGGACTTCGCCGTGGCGTCCGGCGCACGGGTGCGCTCGGTGGGCTCCGGCACGGTGGTGCTGGCGCGCCGCTCCGGAGCCTACGGAAAGGCGGTGACCGTTCGCATGCGCGACGGTCACTACATCGTGTACGGCCACCTCTCCAAGATCTCGGTGAAGCCGGGCCGCAAGGTGGGCGCCGGGACCCGGCTGGGCTCCAGCGGCGCGAGCGGCCGGGCCAGCGGCCCGCACCTGCACTTCGAGGTGCGCAAGGCACGTGGATACGGCAACGACATCAACCCGCTGAGGTACCTGTCCCGGCACGGCGTGCACATGAAGTGA